Proteins from a genomic interval of Kitasatospora herbaricolor:
- a CDS encoding D-alanyl-D-alanine carboxypeptidase family protein, which translates to MGRPGLPRTLPIRTAVALGAGVLAVLPVAVLPVAPARAEVQPPRQPPPGMSVVGGARLGQPGVQVDRAGATTLPELSALAWMISDIDTGDVLAAKNAHWPLPPASTLKTLFAAAELPRQPADTVHKVTAAELAGLGTGSSLVGIQAGQSYKVSDLWLGVLLRSGNDAVRTLAMMNGGVPAAVTAMQALADTLGARDTRVISPDGYDAPGQVSSAYDLTLFLRSALANPDFTRYAATRVAQFPGGRDAKGGLVPSFQIQNGNRLLAGTDGVTRYPGLIAGKNGYTAQAGNTLVTAAARDGHTLVATVLNPQSGKSNAVYNETRQLLDWGFAARARVAPVGSLVHAPTATPGHDAPARQAAEHPALAGARLVARWGALLALPLAGLVVLTLRQWRRQRARRRRRARVAAFMQRG; encoded by the coding sequence ATGGGCCGCCCAGGACTCCCCCGCACCCTCCCGATCCGCACCGCCGTCGCCCTGGGCGCCGGGGTGCTCGCGGTACTGCCCGTCGCGGTACTGCCCGTCGCGCCCGCCCGGGCCGAGGTCCAGCCGCCGCGCCAGCCGCCGCCGGGCATGTCCGTGGTCGGCGGGGCCCGGCTCGGGCAACCCGGCGTACAGGTCGACCGGGCCGGGGCCACCACCCTCCCCGAGCTGTCGGCGCTCGCCTGGATGATCAGCGACATCGACACCGGCGACGTCCTCGCGGCCAAGAACGCGCACTGGCCGCTGCCTCCGGCCAGCACGCTCAAGACGCTGTTCGCCGCGGCCGAGCTGCCCCGCCAGCCGGCGGACACCGTGCACAAGGTCACCGCCGCCGAGCTGGCCGGCCTGGGCACGGGCAGCAGCCTGGTCGGCATCCAGGCCGGGCAGTCCTACAAGGTGTCCGACCTGTGGCTGGGGGTGCTGCTGCGCTCGGGCAACGACGCCGTCCGCACCCTCGCCATGATGAACGGCGGGGTGCCGGCGGCGGTCACGGCCATGCAGGCGCTGGCCGACACGCTGGGCGCCCGGGACACCCGGGTGATCTCCCCGGACGGCTACGACGCCCCCGGGCAGGTGTCCTCGGCCTACGACCTGACGCTGTTCCTGCGGTCCGCGCTGGCCAACCCGGACTTCACCCGCTACGCCGCCACCAGGGTCGCCCAGTTCCCCGGCGGGCGCGACGCCAAGGGCGGGCTCGTCCCCTCCTTCCAGATCCAGAACGGCAACCGGCTGCTGGCGGGCACCGACGGGGTCACCCGGTACCCCGGCCTGATCGCCGGGAAGAACGGCTACACCGCGCAGGCCGGGAACACCCTGGTCACGGCCGCCGCCCGGGACGGTCACACGCTGGTCGCGACCGTCCTCAACCCGCAGAGCGGCAAGTCCAACGCCGTCTACAACGAGACCCGGCAACTGCTCGACTGGGGATTCGCGGCGCGCGCCCGGGTCGCACCGGTCGGCTCCCTGGTCCATGCCCCGACCGCGACGCCGGGCCATGACGCCCCCGCGCGGCAGGCCGCGGAGCACCCCGCCCTGGCCGGCGCGCGACTGGTCGCCCGCTGGGGCGCCCTGCTGGCGCTGCCGCTGGCCGGGCTCGTCGTGCTGACACTGCGGCAGTGGCGGCGTCAGCGGGCGAGGCGGCGGCGCCGGGCCCGGGTGGCGGCCTTCATGCAGCGAGGCTGA
- a CDS encoding PPOX class F420-dependent oxidoreductase → MTATSFDPRTLLGASRLGVLATIKSDGRPQLSPVMPFYDREAEILYVSMTEGRAKTANLRRDPRAALEVTSADGRSWATAEGEVTLTGPGTDPHGPEVEALVRYYRTAAGEHPDWDEYRAVMVADRRVLMTMKVDHVYGAQAG, encoded by the coding sequence ATGACTGCCACCTCGTTCGACCCGCGCACCCTGCTCGGGGCAAGCCGGCTCGGAGTCCTCGCCACCATCAAGTCGGACGGCCGCCCCCAGCTCTCCCCGGTCATGCCGTTCTACGACCGGGAGGCCGAGATCCTCTACGTTTCGATGACCGAGGGCCGGGCCAAGACGGCGAACCTCAGGCGGGACCCGCGGGCCGCGCTGGAGGTCACCAGTGCCGACGGCCGCTCCTGGGCCACCGCCGAGGGCGAGGTGACGCTCACCGGGCCGGGGACGGATCCGCACGGCCCCGAGGTGGAGGCGCTGGTGCGCTACTACCGCACCGCCGCCGGGGAGCACCCGGACTGGGACGAGTACCGGGCGGTGATGGTCGCCGACCGCCGGGTGCTGATGACGATGAAGGTCGACCACGTGTACGGGGCCCAGGCCGGCTGA